In Helicobacter ibis, one genomic interval encodes:
- a CDS encoding aminopeptidase P family protein gives MNPKQRIQKLQSLLKQTNIDAYLVLTSDPHLSEYIPQHWQEREYLSGFSGSAGVLIVMQENAFLFTDGRYFLQAENELQGSDIKLQKIINNKDSYLNWILENLKPDSIIATNGEVLPSSLESALRLKLLTKNITLKTDMNLISKIWENRPPLPQNIIYEHNSKYCYKTSKKLTLIRKEMQKLNATHHLISSLDDIAWIMNLRGSDISYNPLFLSYLLLSQTEITLFINNEKLMPKIKSKLEKDNVKIKPYDEIFYTLDNLNGNMLLDPSKTTSKTINHLTKCKIIESKNPSSLLKARKTKLEIKHIKDAMISDGIALCEFFAWLITSLKKEKITELTIDEKLQYFRSQNELYITDSFSTIAGFNENGALPHYKATKQHNSTISRNGLLLIDSGGQYQNGTTDITRVIPIGKITKKQKIDYTLVLKANIALSMAVFPKDISLSMLDSIARMPLWKEHLDYMHGTGHGVGYFLNVHEGPQSISYYSYNQHAQAKEGMLTSIEPGIYKEGKYGIRLENLVLNKYSKDKNFLCFEVLSLCPFEPSCIVKSMLSDEEKKWLNDYHKLVYKKLSKHLSKNALKWLKTRCKAI, from the coding sequence ATGAATCCAAAGCAAAGAATACAAAAATTACAAAGCCTACTAAAACAAACTAACATAGATGCATATTTAGTGCTAACTTCAGACCCGCATTTAAGCGAGTATATACCACAACACTGGCAGGAGAGAGAATATCTTAGTGGGTTTAGCGGTAGTGCTGGAGTTCTTATAGTAATGCAAGAAAATGCATTTTTATTTACCGATGGCAGATATTTTTTACAAGCAGAAAATGAGCTACAAGGAAGCGACATAAAACTACAAAAAATAATAAACAATAAAGATTCATATCTAAACTGGATTTTAGAAAATCTAAAGCCAGATTCAATAATTGCTACTAATGGGGAAGTCTTGCCATCTTCGCTTGAGAGTGCCCTAAGGCTAAAACTACTTACAAAAAATATAACTCTAAAAACAGACATGAATTTAATTAGCAAAATATGGGAGAATAGACCGCCACTACCGCAAAATATAATCTATGAACACAATAGTAAATACTGCTATAAAACAAGCAAAAAATTAACACTAATAAGAAAAGAAATGCAAAAGCTAAATGCAACGCATCATCTAATATCATCACTAGATGATATAGCATGGATAATGAATCTAAGAGGGAGCGACATATCATACAATCCTCTATTTTTATCATACCTATTGCTAAGCCAAACAGAAATAACACTATTTATAAACAACGAAAAATTAATGCCAAAAATAAAATCAAAACTAGAAAAAGACAATGTAAAGATAAAACCATACGATGAGATTTTCTATACTTTAGATAACTTAAATGGCAATATGCTACTAGACCCAAGCAAGACAACATCAAAAACAATAAATCATCTAACAAAATGCAAAATCATAGAATCTAAAAATCCAAGCTCACTTTTAAAAGCACGAAAGACAAAACTAGAAATAAAGCACATAAAAGACGCTATGATAAGCGATGGAATTGCACTTTGTGAGTTTTTTGCTTGGCTTATTACATCTCTTAAAAAAGAAAAAATAACAGAACTAACAATAGATGAGAAACTACAATACTTCAGAAGTCAAAATGAGCTATACATAACAGATAGCTTCTCTACAATAGCTGGGTTTAATGAAAATGGAGCATTACCACACTATAAAGCCACAAAACAGCACAATAGCACAATAAGCAGAAATGGGCTTTTACTAATAGATTCAGGTGGGCAATATCAAAATGGCACAACAGATATAACGCGAGTAATACCAATAGGAAAAATAACAAAAAAACAAAAAATCGACTATACGCTTGTGTTAAAAGCAAACATAGCATTAAGCATGGCAGTATTCCCAAAAGACATTTCACTATCAATGCTAGATTCAATAGCTAGAATGCCACTTTGGAAAGAGCATTTAGACTATATGCATGGCACTGGACATGGCGTTGGATACTTCTTAAATGTGCATGAAGGACCACAGAGCATATCGTATTATTCATACAACCAACATGCACAAGCAAAAGAAGGCATGTTAACATCAATAGAGCCCGGAATCTACAAAGAAGGAAAATATGGAATAAGACTAGAAAACTTGGTGCTAAACAAATACAGCAAAGATAAAAATTTTCTATGCTTTGAAGTGCTTAGCCTATGTCCTTTTGAACCTAGCTGTATAGTAAAGAGTATGCTAAGTGATGAAGAGAAAAAATGGCTAAATGACTATCACAAACTAGTATATAAAAAACTCTCAAAACACCTAAGCAAAAACGCACTAAAATGGCTAAAGACAAGATGCAAAGCAATATAG
- a CDS encoding acetolactate synthase large subunit: MELNGSLMLMHALKNEGVKVVFGYPGGAALNIYDEIYKQDFFRHVLVRHEQAAVHAADGYARASGEVGVAIVTSGPGFTNAVTGIATAYMDSIPLVIISGQVPTTLIGTDAFQEIDAVGISRPCTKHNYLVKDIQSLPRILKEAFFIARSGRPGPVHIDLPKDISATIGEFDYPQTISLETYKPTYKGNARQIQKAATAIKESKRPLLYIGGGSISSNARDSILKLCEITKIPAIETLMARGVLGSDCENLLGMVGMHGSYVANMAMSEADLLIALGARFDDRVTGKLSEFAKGADIIHIDIDPSSISKIVQVDYPIVGDVSSVVCEIVELLKDNYNCEIHKTWRDSLKKYNALHPLSFKDSNEVLKPQWVIQKVGEIVSKNAFISTDVGQHQMWCAQFYPFSSPREFITSGGLGTMGFGLPAAMGAKCANPSKISINISGDGSILMNIQELLTCVVENIPVINIVLNNNYLGMVRQWQSFFYDERFSNTNLEIQPDFVKLVESFGGVGYVCEDKDSFEKALKDAISQNKVALLDVRIDRMENVLPMVPTGGALFNMILESKE, from the coding sequence ATGGAGTTAAATGGCTCACTAATGCTAATGCACGCATTAAAAAATGAAGGTGTAAAGGTAGTATTTGGTTATCCCGGTGGTGCTGCTTTAAATATTTATGATGAAATTTATAAACAAGATTTTTTTAGGCATGTTTTAGTGCGACACGAACAAGCAGCAGTTCATGCAGCAGATGGATATGCAAGGGCAAGCGGGGAAGTTGGGGTTGCAATTGTTACAAGCGGTCCGGGATTTACAAATGCTGTTACTGGTATTGCTACTGCTTATATGGATTCAATCCCTCTTGTAATAATTAGCGGACAAGTCCCTACAACACTAATTGGCACAGACGCATTCCAAGAAATAGATGCAGTAGGAATCTCGCGTCCATGCACAAAACATAATTATCTAGTAAAAGATATACAAAGTCTTCCTAGAATCTTAAAAGAGGCATTCTTTATTGCTAGAAGTGGGCGACCGGGACCTGTGCATATAGATTTACCAAAAGATATTAGTGCAACTATTGGTGAGTTTGATTATCCACAAACCATTAGCCTAGAGACTTATAAGCCGACATATAAAGGAAATGCAAGACAGATTCAAAAAGCAGCTACTGCTATAAAGGAATCTAAAAGACCGCTTTTATACATAGGTGGTGGAAGTATCTCATCAAATGCTAGAGATTCTATACTAAAGTTATGTGAGATTACAAAGATTCCGGCTATTGAGACATTAATGGCAAGAGGCGTGTTAGGAAGTGATTGTGAGAATCTTCTAGGAATGGTTGGAATGCATGGTAGCTATGTTGCTAATATGGCTATGAGTGAGGCTGATTTGTTAATCGCACTTGGTGCTAGATTTGACGATAGGGTTACTGGTAAATTAAGCGAGTTTGCTAAAGGGGCAGATATTATTCACATTGATATAGACCCAAGCTCTATCTCAAAGATTGTTCAAGTTGATTATCCTATTGTTGGCGATGTTTCTAGTGTTGTTTGTGAGATTGTAGAGTTGCTAAAAGATAATTATAATTGTGAGATTCATAAAACATGGAGAGATAGCCTAAAGAAATACAATGCACTTCACCCTTTAAGCTTTAAAGATTCCAATGAAGTATTAAAACCACAATGGGTAATACAAAAAGTTGGAGAAATTGTAAGCAAAAATGCCTTTATCTCCACAGATGTGGGGCAACACCAAATGTGGTGCGCTCAATTTTATCCATTCTCATCTCCTAGAGAGTTTATAACTAGTGGAGGTTTAGGGACTATGGGGTTTGGTCTGCCAGCTGCTATGGGGGCTAAGTGTGCAAATCCTAGTAAAATTTCTATAAACATAAGTGGCGATGGTTCTATACTTATGAATATTCAAGAGCTTTTAACTTGTGTGGTAGAAAATATCCCTGTTATAAATATCGTGCTTAATAATAATTACTTAGGAATGGTGCGTCAGTGGCAGAGCTTCTTTTATGATGAGAGGTTTTCTAATACTAATTTAGAAATACAACCTGATTTTGTAAAACTTGTGGAATCTTTTGGCGGTGTGGGTTATGTATGTGAGGATAAAGATTCTTTTGAGAAAGCATTAAAAGATGCAATATCACAAAACAAAGTTGCATTGCTAGATGTAAGGATAGATAGAATGGAGAATGTGCTTCCTATGGTGCCTACGGGTGGAGCTTTGTTTAATATGATACTTGAATCTAAGGAGTAG
- a CDS encoding aminotransferase class V-fold PLP-dependent enzyme: MHNRFFEDVLQNIDTLRENIILDSSFHYFDWTGSGLGLRDIENKIQRILPYYSNTHSSEDSIITNIYNKARENLKERFRLDSSFALISCGFGATSAIKKFQELLGIYAPPKLIKRLAIDKNSIKNKPLVIVGPYEHHSNEVSFREGICDVVRIKLTDSGLVDLSHLESALQENRGREIIASFSLGSNVSGIVVPFFDISRLVRSYGGIVCFDMASTSAYFNIPCEIYDVAFISSHKLLGGIGGSGILIIKKELVDKSISPSFCGGGVVGYVSRSTQNYFSQEEIREEAGTPGILELIRASLAYSLRDEIGLEYIAEKKNQAHLEFLDFFDDKRVISYGNLEHNALSIFSFNIKNKNPYEIASILYKDNGILLRAGCACAGPYGHDLLGFRDNDTFSSKPGFLRVSLHYTHEIRDIQYLKDCLYKIIKK, translated from the coding sequence TTGCATAATAGATTTTTTGAAGATGTTTTACAAAACATAGATACTTTAAGAGAGAATATAATCTTAGATTCTAGCTTTCATTACTTTGATTGGACAGGCAGTGGGCTTGGGCTAAGAGATATAGAAAATAAGATTCAAAGAATACTCCCATATTATTCTAATACGCACTCTAGCGAGGATTCAATAATTACAAATATATACAATAAAGCTAGAGAAAATTTAAAAGAAAGATTTAGGCTAGATTCAAGCTTTGCTTTAATTTCATGCGGGTTTGGTGCAACTTCAGCTATAAAGAAATTTCAAGAATTACTAGGGATTTATGCGCCACCTAAGTTAATAAAAAGATTAGCAATAGATAAAAATAGCATTAAAAATAAGCCATTAGTTATAGTTGGACCTTATGAGCATCATAGTAATGAAGTTAGCTTTAGAGAAGGGATCTGCGATGTTGTAAGGATTAAGCTTACAGATTCTGGGCTTGTTGATTTATCGCACTTAGAATCTGCGTTACAAGAAAATAGAGGTAGGGAAATTATTGCGTCATTCTCGCTTGGCTCAAATGTAAGCGGTATTGTTGTGCCATTTTTTGATATTTCTAGGTTGGTTCGAAGTTATGGTGGGATAGTTTGCTTTGATATGGCTAGCACTTCTGCTTATTTTAATATACCTTGTGAGATTTATGATGTCGCATTTATCTCATCACATAAGCTATTAGGTGGTATTGGAGGAAGTGGGATTTTGATTATCAAAAAGGAGCTTGTTGATAAGAGTATATCGCCTAGCTTTTGTGGAGGTGGGGTTGTTGGCTATGTATCTAGAAGCACACAGAATTATTTCTCGCAAGAAGAGATTCGAGAAGAAGCTGGGACTCCCGGTATTTTAGAGCTTATTCGTGCATCTTTAGCATATTCGTTAAGAGATGAAATAGGATTAGAATATATAGCAGAGAAAAAGAATCAAGCACATTTAGAATTTTTGGATTTTTTTGATGATAAAAGAGTGATAAGTTACGGAAATTTAGAGCATAATGCATTATCTATATTTTCGTTTAATATAAAAAATAAAAATCCATACGAGATAGCAAGTATTTTATACAAAGATAATGGAATCTTGCTTCGTGCTGGTTGTGCATGTGCTGGACCTTATGGGCATGATTTATTGGGGTTTAGAGATAATGATACATTTAGTAGTAAGCCCGGATTTTTGCGTGTTAGCTTACACTATACGCATGAAATTAGGGATATACAATATCTTAAAGATTGTTTGTATAAAATTATAAAAAAATAA
- a CDS encoding NADP-dependent isocitrate dehydrogenase: MKITYTLTDESPALATYSFLPIIRAFLKKADIEVESSDISLSARVMASFLDFKDELAYLGELVQKPEANLIKTPNISASIPQLKATIKELQEKGFKIPSYPDNPSNKEEEEIKAKYQKVLGSAVNPVLRAGNSDRRCTKAVKEYAKKNPYRVVEFNKDSKSRISYMASGDFFDNEKAVLIKDNCEARIEFVGSTGIQILKDKWKLEKDEVLDSTFMSVEKLFKFYEEQIQVCKDENILLSLHLKATMMKVSDPIIFGYAIKAYFKDLFLEFKDELESLGVSVNNGVAELLSKIESSSLKDKILNKYNEILKNSAPLSMVNSDKGISNLHVPSDVIVDASMPAMLKNGARLWDKNGKEQDTNALIPDKTYATIYEAVIEDLRKNGTLNPSKLGSVSNVGLMAKKAQEYGSHDKTFVAPEDGEFRIIANGEVLISHSVKKGDIYRANEAKNDAVLNWIDLGLERAELSGAKAIFWLDEKRPSNKIMIDIVKDRLASKGISLSDKLKILAPKEACLESLGEIRAGRDCISITGNVLRDYLTDLFPILELGTSAKMLSIVPMLNGGAMFETGAGGSAPKQVEQLISENHLRWDSLGEFLALQASLEFLSQKTHNKKAKILATSLDYAIGKYLDNNKAPSRKTKEDDNRTSHFYVAMYFAKSLSEQNEDKNLAEFFSEISKELESNEEKIYKEYIDAQGVAVNLGGYYKLDDDKCNAIMRPSKTFNEILEKF; encoded by the coding sequence ATGAAAATCACTTACACTCTAACTGATGAATCTCCAGCATTGGCGACATATTCATTTCTGCCAATAATAAGAGCATTTTTGAAAAAAGCAGATATAGAAGTCGAAAGCTCTGATATATCACTTAGTGCTAGAGTTATGGCTTCTTTTTTGGACTTTAAAGATGAGTTAGCATATTTGGGTGAGCTAGTGCAAAAGCCAGAGGCAAATTTGATAAAAACACCAAATATTTCTGCGTCAATCCCTCAACTAAAAGCCACCATTAAAGAACTGCAAGAAAAGGGATTTAAGATTCCAAGCTACCCTGATAATCCTAGCAATAAAGAAGAAGAAGAGATTAAAGCAAAATATCAAAAAGTATTAGGTAGTGCGGTTAATCCAGTTCTTAGGGCGGGGAATTCTGATAGAAGATGCACAAAGGCAGTCAAAGAGTATGCTAAGAAAAATCCATATAGAGTAGTTGAGTTTAATAAAGATTCTAAAAGTAGAATCTCTTACATGGCTAGTGGAGATTTTTTTGACAATGAAAAAGCAGTGTTGATAAAGGATAACTGCGAGGCTAGAATCGAGTTTGTAGGTAGCACAGGGATTCAAATTCTAAAAGACAAGTGGAAGTTAGAAAAAGATGAGGTGTTAGATTCCACATTTATGAGTGTTGAGAAGCTTTTTAAATTTTATGAAGAGCAAATTCAAGTGTGCAAAGATGAAAATATCCTTCTATCCCTACACTTAAAAGCTACGATGATGAAGGTTAGCGATCCAATTATTTTCGGCTATGCAATAAAAGCTTATTTTAAAGATTTGTTTTTGGAGTTTAAAGATGAATTAGAATCTCTTGGAGTAAGTGTAAATAATGGCGTTGCAGAACTTTTAAGCAAGATAGAATCTTCTAGCCTAAAGGATAAGATATTAAATAAATACAACGAGATTTTGAAAAATAGCGCCCCATTGTCTATGGTTAATTCTGATAAAGGCATTAGCAATTTGCATGTCCCTAGTGATGTAATAGTCGATGCATCAATGCCAGCAATGCTAAAAAATGGTGCTAGATTATGGGATAAGAATGGTAAAGAGCAAGATACAAATGCACTAATACCAGATAAAACATATGCTACGATATATGAAGCGGTAATTGAGGATTTAAGAAAAAATGGCACTCTTAACCCAAGCAAATTAGGAAGCGTCTCAAATGTCGGCCTAATGGCAAAAAAGGCTCAAGAATATGGCTCACATGATAAGACATTTGTAGCACCAGAAGATGGAGAGTTTAGAATAATAGCTAATGGGGAAGTGTTAATATCTCATAGTGTGAAAAAGGGAGATATTTATAGAGCTAATGAAGCTAAAAATGATGCTGTGTTAAATTGGATTGACTTAGGATTAGAGAGGGCAGAACTTAGCGGGGCTAAGGCTATATTTTGGCTAGATGAGAAGCGTCCAAGCAATAAAATAATGATAGATATTGTAAAAGATAGACTAGCTAGTAAAGGTATTAGTCTAAGTGATAAGCTAAAGATTCTAGCACCAAAAGAGGCTTGTTTGGAATCTCTAGGCGAGATTCGTGCTGGGAGGGATTGTATCTCAATTACTGGAAATGTTCTAAGGGATTATTTGACTGATTTGTTTCCTATTTTGGAGCTTGGCACAAGTGCAAAAATGCTATCGATCGTGCCTATGCTAAATGGTGGTGCGATGTTTGAGACTGGTGCTGGTGGTAGTGCGCCAAAGCAGGTAGAACAACTAATCTCTGAAAATCACTTAAGATGGGATAGTTTAGGAGAGTTTCTAGCTTTGCAGGCAAGCTTAGAATTCCTCTCGCAAAAAACGCATAATAAAAAAGCCAAAATACTTGCTACAAGCCTTGATTATGCAATAGGTAAGTATTTAGATAATAACAAAGCACCATCAAGAAAGACAAAAGAAGATGATAATAGAACTAGCCATTTTTATGTGGCTATGTATTTTGCAAAATCGCTATCAGAACAAAATGAAGATAAAAATCTAGCGGAGTTTTTTAGTGAGATTTCAAAAGAATTAGAAAGCAATGAAGAAAAAATATATAAAGAGTATATAGACGCCCAAGGTGTAGCCGTCAATTTAGGCGGGTATTATAAGCTTGATGATGATAAGTGTAATGCAATAATGCGACCTAGCAAGACATTTAATGAGATTTTAGAGAAATTTTAA
- a CDS encoding replicative DNA helicase has translation MSEVHRIQEERIVLRSMIYNEEHIEVAERIISADDFIYKPNGGIFLAILELKNLELPIEHNAILQKAKTYKFSESDLLEVLSITGVANIETYSHNIKEYSLKRKLMKLATQINEDYMFDKSSSEIIGMLESEIYNITTTKESSEFKVAQEVVTKTMLYIEDMKKKGNLTLIGIDTGFRDLNKQTTGFGEGDLIIVAARPAMGKTTLVLNMAQRALDTGKGVAFFSLEMPSEQLMLRMLAAKTKISLQNLRIGDLQDGELSMLSKAADEMSKAPLFIDDNSSLTINDLKSKLKRLKTKHPEVSIAIVDYLQLMISSDNKDRHQQVSDISRGLKTLARELKMPIIALSQLNRSLESRSDRRPMLSDLRESGAIEQDADIILFVYREAVYKAKDAKEREEALKKAGEFEKAKAVQQEQIQDNEEAEIIIGKQRNGPTGTIKLQFHKRFSKFEDIALDVREPHININTELIDMPSI, from the coding sequence ATGTCAGAAGTTCATAGGATTCAAGAAGAACGCATTGTGTTGCGTTCTATGATATATAATGAAGAACACATAGAAGTAGCAGAGAGGATAATTAGTGCAGATGATTTTATTTATAAGCCAAATGGTGGAATCTTTTTGGCTATTTTGGAGTTAAAAAATTTAGAGCTACCAATAGAGCATAATGCGATTTTGCAAAAAGCAAAGACATATAAATTTTCTGAATCTGATTTGCTTGAGGTATTAAGCATAACTGGTGTTGCAAATATAGAAACCTATTCTCATAATATAAAAGAATACTCTCTAAAAAGAAAGCTGATGAAATTAGCGACACAGATAAATGAAGATTATATGTTTGATAAAAGTTCTAGCGAAATTATTGGCATGCTTGAGAGTGAAATTTATAATATTACCACCACAAAAGAAAGTAGCGAATTTAAAGTAGCACAAGAAGTAGTTACAAAAACAATGCTCTACATAGAGGATATGAAAAAGAAGGGAAATTTAACGCTAATAGGTATAGATACTGGATTTAGAGACTTAAACAAGCAGACTACTGGATTTGGCGAGGGGGATTTAATAATAGTAGCCGCAAGACCTGCCATGGGAAAAACTACACTTGTATTAAATATGGCACAAAGAGCATTGGATACTGGCAAGGGAGTTGCATTTTTCTCGCTTGAGATGCCATCAGAGCAATTAATGCTAAGAATGTTAGCAGCAAAGACAAAAATATCATTGCAGAATCTTAGAATTGGAGACTTGCAAGATGGTGAGTTATCAATGCTATCAAAAGCTGCAGATGAAATGTCAAAAGCTCCATTATTTATAGATGATAATAGTTCTTTAACCATAAATGATTTAAAAAGCAAACTAAAGAGATTGAAAACTAAGCACCCAGAAGTTTCCATTGCTATTGTGGATTATCTCCAGTTAATGATAAGTTCTGATAACAAAGATAGGCATCAGCAAGTAAGCGATATAAGTAGGGGCTTAAAAACTCTAGCAAGAGAGCTTAAAATGCCTATAATAGCACTCTCACAGCTAAATAGAAGTTTGGAGAGTAGAAGCGATAGGAGACCTATGCTATCGGATTTGAGAGAATCTGGAGCAATAGAGCAAGATGCAGATATTATTTTGTTTGTTTATAGAGAGGCAGTATATAAAGCAAAAGACGCAAAAGAAAGAGAAGAAGCACTAAAGAAAGCAGGAGAGTTTGAAAAGGCAAAAGCAGTGCAACAAGAGCAAATACAAGATAACGAAGAAGCAGAAATAATAATAGGCAAACAAAGAAATGGACCAACTGGGACAATTAAGCTTCAGTTTCATAAGAGATTTTCTAAGTTTGAAGATATTGCACTTGATGTAAGAGAGCCACACATCAATATAAATACAGAATTAATAGATATGCCAAGTATATAA
- a CDS encoding bifunctional anthranilate synthase component I family protein/class IV aminotransferase: protein MAKDKMQSNIDKFAIFGKFLYKNPKFLLQAYNQQQSKKALKIIEKYKKKYYFIGYIKYEFYKYLDSKDYTSSEPCLVFYAFKDREKYKKEECTFEFCPIFTKHILKGNYKDNFNSIKNSIAKGQCYEANLSDEIHFISNLNGYEIFNSLHTRQDTPYKAYISTDFEEIISFSPERFFKIKNNKITTKPMKGTIKKGSTKKEDKDLKNFLKTDTKSMSENVMIVDLLRNDISKIIKANSLKAKLFQIKSYPTLHQMISTISGELKNNINLYKILKALFPCGSITGAPKIETIKLLESLEKRERGIYCGSVGFIHGDVMDFSVAIRTIYKNNSTDYIYGTGSGLVWDSKLDDELKELELKSKILQNDFYLFESMFYKNGEVLFFKEHLERLLNSAKFFNFNTEKILKAFSTTLNFTLKIAESFKDIHDFDQKAFSKKYFFSPLNSDSGTKCLKLKLYKNGEYELLATPLQESKNNKLLISKTTIKPNFLLNHKTSLREHYKQATQLWQDNTCYDVIFFDDCGLLSEGARSNIIIKLDNKLITPKTNNALNGIYRQKLLQYDLIKEQNIDKTMLQNADEIYAINSLRGLKRVVL, encoded by the coding sequence ATGGCTAAAGACAAGATGCAAAGCAATATAGATAAATTTGCTATTTTTGGTAAGTTCTTATACAAAAATCCTAAATTCTTGCTACAAGCATACAATCAACAACAATCCAAAAAAGCACTAAAAATAATAGAAAAATATAAGAAAAAATATTACTTCATAGGATACATAAAGTATGAATTTTATAAATATTTAGATAGTAAAGATTATACAAGCAGTGAGCCTTGCTTGGTTTTTTACGCCTTTAAAGATAGAGAAAAATACAAAAAAGAAGAATGCACCTTTGAATTTTGCCCAATTTTTACCAAACACATATTAAAAGGTAACTACAAAGATAATTTTAATAGCATAAAAAATAGCATTGCAAAAGGACAATGCTATGAAGCAAATTTAAGCGATGAGATACACTTTATCTCAAACCTAAATGGATATGAGATATTTAACTCTCTACACACAAGGCAAGATACACCATATAAAGCATATATAAGCACTGATTTTGAAGAAATAATTTCATTCTCTCCAGAGAGATTCTTCAAAATTAAAAACAACAAAATAACCACAAAACCAATGAAAGGCACAATCAAAAAAGGAAGCACAAAAAAAGAAGATAAAGACTTAAAAAATTTCCTAAAAACAGATACCAAAAGCATGAGCGAAAATGTAATGATTGTGGATTTATTAAGAAATGATATTTCAAAAATAATAAAAGCAAACTCGCTAAAAGCAAAACTCTTTCAGATTAAAAGCTATCCAACGCTACACCAGATGATATCAACAATAAGCGGGGAATTAAAGAATAATATAAATCTCTACAAAATATTAAAAGCGCTCTTCCCATGTGGCTCAATCACAGGAGCACCAAAAATAGAAACAATAAAACTCTTAGAATCTTTAGAAAAGCGAGAAAGAGGGATATATTGTGGTTCTGTTGGATTTATACATGGTGATGTTATGGACTTTAGTGTAGCAATAAGGACAATTTATAAAAACAACTCTACAGACTATATTTATGGCACTGGGAGCGGACTAGTATGGGATTCAAAACTAGATGATGAATTAAAAGAATTGGAACTAAAAAGCAAAATATTGCAAAATGATTTTTATTTATTTGAGAGCATGTTTTATAAAAATGGCGAAGTTTTGTTTTTTAAAGAGCATTTAGAAAGACTATTAAACTCTGCAAAATTTTTTAACTTCAATACAGAAAAGATTCTAAAAGCCTTTAGCACCACACTAAACTTCACGCTAAAAATAGCAGAATCATTTAAAGACATACACGACTTTGACCAAAAAGCATTTAGTAAAAAATATTTTTTCTCACCTCTAAATTCAGATAGCGGAACAAAATGCTTAAAATTAAAGCTATACAAAAATGGAGAATATGAGCTATTAGCAACGCCATTGCAAGAATCTAAGAACAATAAACTACTAATCTCAAAGACAACCATAAAGCCAAACTTCTTGCTAAATCACAAAACTTCACTAAGAGAGCACTACAAACAAGCTACACAACTATGGCAAGATAACACATGCTATGATGTTATATTTTTTGATGATTGTGGTCTTTTAAGTGAGGGTGCAAGAAGCAACATAATAATAAAGCTAGATAACAAATTAATAACCCCAAAAACAAACAATGCACTAAATGGAATTTATAGACAAAAACTCTTGCAATATGATCTAATAAAAGAGCAAAATATAGACAAAACAATGCTACAAAATGCAGATGAAATATATGCGATAAACTCGCTAAGAGGCTTAAAAAGGGTGGTTTTATGA
- a CDS encoding anthranilate synthase component II: MKVLIIDNYDSFTYTIAYYLKELNVKYKVIKNDKYKNVKKLEKYNFTHLIISPGPNSPKESKLSMDAIKYFAKTKKILGICLGHQCIAEVFGSKVEQLSTPIHGKVRQIHFKDSKIFKGLKNNFNVCLYHSLHVSKISKECKILAQSEDSIIMALKHKKYKVYGIQFHPESVLSQNGKKILKNFCYKI; this comes from the coding sequence ATGAAAGTTTTAATAATTGATAATTACGATTCATTTACATATACGATTGCCTACTATCTAAAAGAGCTAAATGTAAAATACAAAGTAATAAAAAATGATAAATATAAAAATGTAAAAAAGCTAGAAAAATACAATTTCACACATCTAATAATATCTCCCGGACCAAACTCTCCAAAAGAATCAAAGCTAAGCATGGACGCTATCAAATACTTTGCAAAAACAAAAAAGATTCTTGGAATCTGTCTAGGACATCAATGTATTGCCGAAGTTTTTGGTAGCAAGGTAGAACAACTATCAACCCCCATACATGGCAAAGTAAGACAAATACACTTTAAAGATAGCAAGATATTTAAAGGACTAAAAAACAACTTCAATGTATGCTTATATCACTCATTGCATGTGAGCAAAATAAGTAAGGAGTGCAAAATACTAGCACAAAGTGAAGATTCAATAATCATGGCACTAAAACATAAAAAATATAAAGTGTATGGGATTCAATTCCACCCAGAATCTGTGCTAAGCCAAAATGGAAAAAAGATTCTAAAAAACTTCTGCTATAAAATATAA